The following are encoded together in the Oceanobacillus zhaokaii genome:
- a CDS encoding manganese catalase family protein — MYFYREDLINIIVPDKPDPAAAKVMQEILGGHFGEMRTMMQYFFQSSNFRGTEKKYRDLLRGIFLEEIAHVELVQTTINHLLNESGEQGVGSDSPSGAPLSSPVKQDNANPHHYIVGAQASLPVDAAGNPWNGSWVYSHGNLIGDLLDNLTLESTGVLQKSRIYEMSSNKTFRETLAFLIVRDNAHQNAFAKALETLGVDWGKLFPVPNYDINKYPECRKYVEMGFHNAQFNFRLDDTSMAEIFSGESPSRNGGELQVTPPPAGYPVPVMPEMPNEHAPGISDMNR, encoded by the coding sequence ATGTATTTTTACAGAGAAGATTTAATTAATATTATTGTTCCTGATAAACCTGATCCAGCTGCAGCAAAAGTAATGCAGGAAATCCTTGGCGGACATTTTGGGGAAATGCGTACGATGATGCAGTATTTTTTCCAGAGTTCAAATTTCCGCGGAACGGAGAAGAAATACAGAGATTTGCTCCGGGGGATTTTTTTAGAAGAGATTGCGCATGTTGAACTTGTGCAGACGACTATCAACCATTTGCTGAATGAATCCGGGGAGCAAGGGGTAGGTTCGGATAGTCCAAGTGGGGCACCATTGTCAAGCCCAGTGAAGCAAGACAATGCCAATCCCCATCATTATATTGTTGGTGCACAAGCTTCTCTTCCAGTAGATGCAGCAGGAAATCCGTGGAATGGGTCTTGGGTGTACAGTCATGGGAATTTGATAGGAGACTTGTTGGATAACCTTACATTGGAATCAACTGGGGTACTGCAAAAGTCAAGAATATATGAAATGAGTTCAAATAAAACGTTTAGGGAAACACTTGCATTTCTAATCGTTCGCGACAATGCGCATCAAAATGCATTTGCCAAAGCGCTTGAAACACTTGGAGTAGACTGGGGCAAATTGTTCCCCGTTCCGAACTATGATATAAATAAATACCCTGAATGCCGGAAGTATGTAGAAATGGGCTTCCACAATGCCCAGTTTAATTTTAGGCTGGATGATACTTCAATGGCAGAGATTTTCTCGGGGGAATCCCCAAGCAGGAATGGTGGGGAACTTCAGGTTACTCCTCCACCAGCAGGTTATCCAGTTCCAGTTATGCCTGAGATGCCAAATGAACACGCTCCAGGAATAAGTGACATGAATAGATAA
- a CDS encoding VOC family protein, with protein sequence MGRLIHFEIHVDDMERAQKFYGEVFGWTFQDWSEYAGMPYAGAVTGDESELGINGALMQRQSAPPEVNQALNAFACTIGVEDYDAAEKQIINNGGKVAMPKYALPGMAWQGYYHDTEGNIFGIHQPDENAK encoded by the coding sequence ATGGGAAGATTAATTCATTTCGAAATTCATGTAGATGATATGGAAAGAGCTCAGAAGTTTTATGGTGAGGTATTTGGATGGACATTTCAAGACTGGAGTGAATATGCAGGAATGCCTTACGCTGGAGCAGTGACTGGCGATGAAAGTGAACTCGGAATCAATGGAGCTTTAATGCAGCGCCAAAGTGCCCCGCCGGAAGTTAACCAGGCTTTGAATGCTTTTGCTTGTACAATTGGTGTTGAAGATTATGATGCAGCGGAGAAACAGATTATTAACAATGGCGGTAAGGTTGCCATGCCAAAATATGCACTGCCAGGTATGGCATGGCAGGGATACTATCATGATACCGAGGGAAATATATTTGGAATTCATCAGCCCGACGAGAACGCCAAATAG
- a CDS encoding DUF2829 domain-containing protein, translating to MKFEDILPRLKAGEKIIREGWPGAELYVKLVGETTVEGEKLNPYFLINVEGEGYTMFTPTVCDLLADDWKIVE from the coding sequence GTGAAATTTGAAGATATTTTACCTCGTTTGAAAGCTGGAGAGAAGATTATTCGTGAAGGATGGCCAGGAGCTGAGCTATATGTAAAATTAGTTGGTGAGACTACGGTTGAAGGTGAGAAATTGAACCCTTATTTCTTGATTAATGTTGAGGGAGAAGGCTACACGATGTTTACGCCAACGGTTTGTGACTTGCTGGCAGATGATTGGAAAATTGTTGAATAA